Sequence from the Tripterygium wilfordii isolate XIE 37 chromosome 10, ASM1340144v1, whole genome shotgun sequence genome:
TTATAATTATACTCTTGAGTTTCCCGTTCTTTACCTTCTATAAGAAATACTTGACAAGTGTTTGGGTCTATATTGATTAGGAGACTGGATTTAGTGTAGCTTCTTGTAGTGTTACAAGGTCCTTCAAGGAGAGATCTAAGACTTCGCGAAAGATCTGAGAGAGGTTCGTCCATGGTGGCTAGGTCAACAAAGGGATGAGATGGGTTAGGTCGCGAAAGAGagaggaggggggggggggggggggaagaaATGAGCTGCGCGTGGTGTAACTTTTTTTCAAGAATTTGATTTGAGCCCTTTACTGGATCGGACAGTCTACAAGATTGTCCGCAAATTGTGTTTGCATAATGCGTCCGCAGGAGAGAAAactcgtgtgtgtgtgtgtgtgtattttgGAATCTTACTTCCCCTTTTATCTCTTATATTCCCCCCAGTTTGTACTGATTCACATATTGCTTCATTTTGCAGCTTCATATTCGTGGGGAGAAATTTAAGCAACCAGTATTTCATTGCAACAATATATCTGGCTTAGTGGATCCTGTACAGTGTCTCAGCAATATTATGTTTGTTGTTTCCGTGGACATTTCTTTTGTATAGATTTGATAGTTTCAACCTGAATAATTCCAGATCGTTCCAGAAAACGAGAGCAGGGCTCTGTACTCTCCTCATTCATTCAAGATTTTGTTCAAGGAAGGTGGCTgtggaacctttgttccattATTTTTCAACCTGCTCTCTTCAGAAAGGCAATATAATCAGCTATCCAACCAGGATTCAGAGCCTCGCGTCGATCCCTTGCTGGCAGCACAGACTCCAGTGGATGAAATGATGAGACATGCGTAAGTTTCTTTAACGAATTGCGGCTGATCATATTGTATTTGGTGAGGtgaattccttttctttttttccgaGCGTGGTAACAAGTTAACCAATTGTTTAATTACTCATTTTGCAGATATGTTGATCCTAATGATCCAACAAAAATTTTCTTACAGCAGCCGACCCCTGAATCTCATCTGCGACGGCGCTCATACCATTCTGCCACTGCTGAAAACTACATATGATCTTATAAACAGTCGGATACAAAAAATATAGTTTGTGTAGACTTGAAACTATATTTTGGTTGGTGGTGTGTAACTATTGTGCATATATGCTCTGTTACCAAATTGTCAAATGCAACCTTAGGTGGATGTTCAATGTTGAAGCTGCTTTTCTGTCTCTCTAATTCCCCTTTTTTCTTATGTGATAATACCTCATGGTAACTAGATTCATGGTTGTATGGTGAAAGCcaatgcttttgtgcaatgaaAAGAAATTAGATTCAATTGTTATAAACCTACCATGATCCAGAAACTGGCCTCTTTCTTCTACCATGATTTCCTTGTGAGTTTGGCGGCCGCCTCAAACTACCAACACGGGCTGGAGGACTTAAGAGTACTATGAACTTCTGCGGCAACATTTTCTGGATCAGTACTTTTCTTAGCCAATGAAACTTGCACATCATTCTCTCCTTCCCCGGTCTGTGGTGATAGTTTGTGTTCTGGTTGTGCGGTAGCTGATGGAATCAGTGCATACCGTCCGTGGCTCCTTGACCTCGAAACAAGAATTCAAGCTGGTTTTTATTCTCAATGCCTTGATTCCGAAACTTGGCGCACTTCTTGTCTTGATGTTTGAATGGTCATTGACTGCACACAGTTCTGCTTATGGTAAACGGAAATGATAAACATCCCTACAATTGATATTCTAATAATTTTAACAGCTGAGTTACACGCATGGAATCTAAGTAAATTTACGGGTTCCACATGTCCCACATGACAATCTTGTACGTACGACTCAACAGTTGAGATAACTAAAATACTAGCCGCTGAAATGCATAGCATTACTAGCAGCATGAATGGCTGTGTTTTTTAATTGTACGTTTGAGGAAGAATTAATGCATGAAATGTTAAAATCTGGTTTATGTGACCCTTTCTCGTACTAACTCCATCTATTATCTTTACACTCTCCCAGACGTTCCACCAGCAATGGCAGATACAGTAGATCTGGAAGTGAGTTTTTGGCAAATCTGACAGTCGGATGGGAACACCATGGGACAGTGTTGCCAAATAAGTAGGAAACACATTGGGTACAGACTCCACAATACTTCGAGCAGAAGCATCAAAAGACATCAACATGCTCGGGCTCTCAATCCCATTCTTGCTATAATGGGACACAGACCAGATCAACAGATTCTGCAATCCCTACTCTGCATAGAAGATTAGGCATGGCTTCTGATGAATTCACAAACCATTCAAACTCCATCCCAATCCACTATCAAATGATTTACTAACGTAAACACAACGCTGCCtcgtttaaaaaataaagagaaactgTTTGCGCTGATTCAAAGTTCTTGCAGCTTTGATTTAACAGTAATAACACAGTTCTACTTAACCATTTCTCTATGATAGTTGCGCACATTCCAAACTAAGTTTATCTGAAACTATCCAGATATTAACATCAACTTGAAGTGCATTCATTGCTACTCCTGGTTTCCCGACAAAAGcgacaaaaaagttaaaaactacATTCCGACTGCTCACCACTTATAGCATCTATTCTTCATGATACAGATACAAGCCAAGACCAAACCGAGCACATGCTCTGCAGAAAGCTATTTCCTCAGCGGCAGCAACTGGATCTACAATGTTGGGCTCAGTGGATGATACCGTCCCAGTTGACTCTCGATGTGCCTGTGCCATTGTCTTGTTAACAATTCATAAAAGTAATACACAAAACCATGCATGAACAACAACTGAATTAAGAACGTACAATCACTTGTGTCAATCCCGACACTGAGAATTGAGAGAGATGCATGATTAAATGACAACAGCAAGAACCAAGAATTACCAGGCAGGGTTTGTTGAGGATCTTTACTATGCATCACACAGAAAATTTGCAAATTCGGAATGGGTTTTGACCATTTGTTACCAAGTAATGCCAAATACAGATTACATACTTTTCGCTGAAGCTGTTTACCTCTAACCCAGAAAAACCTCATCTCAATCgcagaatttaaaaaatttcaaagataactccTAATTGGCAATCTTGTGATGACCATGATTTCAACTAATGGGCCGTTAAGCTCATGTGGACTATTAGTGCAAAATCATATGCCAATCttgtttctcttttctattaCACTTGTATCATAAAGAACCCAAATAAATTAGATGGTCAATTGGTCATGATAACTCACGCAGAAAGACTCATCAAAGAAGACAAGGTGAATTAACTAGAATAAGAGGAGGAGTTGAACAATGAACTCTCATTGAGTCAGCACCCCACAAGTTAGGAATCTTAACACATTCAAGACTATAAGTCTAACAAAGGAACCCAATACATTGACTAACGAAACTCAGTTCTTATGAAGCTGCAAAAGCagaaatgataaaataatatacCTAGGCCCAATAAGAACCCAACACTCAAATATGATAGCTGATGTAAAACAACTGGTGGAGTAACGAAATGGTAGAATTTCCACACTGAAATGGTCCATTTTAGGATGGGTAAAACCATAAAAATAACAAGGCCCAACTTCAAATGGATTTTTTCGTGACTGATGGACTGTGCGGGGTGTTGTGAACAATGACCATGAGCAGGAATTTACTTCGTTTGGACCATCACAGAAAGTTATGGTCTGTGAGTGTTGTGACAATTTAGAACATTCAGCCAATGAGCAGTAATATACCTGGTCTCCACAATAGCAGAAAGTCATGGTTTGTGACAATTTAAAGATTCCTCCCGACTGATAGTGATgcagtaaaaaagaaaagaagaatgtgACTGAGGAACCAAACAAAGAACTTTTGCATTCCAAACCTAGGTTGCCCTATGCATTCTCCCTAATGTGTTCACCACAAAAGATTTCATGGATGTAGATCTTTTTACTAGGAACATATACGTTACAGATAAACTAATACTAATCTTAATTACCACTGGGCAAAATCCTGAATTATCGCAAGATAACAATTAGAtcaaaaactaaataaaaaaagCGGCAACAGTGTAACAATAACATCTTGAGACACTTAAATTAATGATTTGGTTCACTGCAAGCAATCTAAAACAACAGAAAGCATTGGAAGAAATAAAACCACCTCTCCATCAGATCCTCGTATAGTGACACGGTAGACCACAGTCACACTTCCATTGTCAGAGAATATAACATCACGTATCTCTCCACACCACCCTGTTGGAACAGGGAAGGAAATTAGGAAAAGCGAAAATTGAACAAATTCGGGAAAGGTCATAAAAGCTAAATAGAAGCAGAATACACTATTATAATGAAATCAACTATGACCAGAAATCAATCAACTAAAGAAGCTAAGGATCATTAAAATCTAATTAGTCTATGATAGCTTGGAAAATTATCCAAGCCTGAGAATGCTATCATTAATGGTTAAACCCCCagaaattaaattaaagcaATACTTCTAGCAAGGATGAAGACCAGGAGAATACTAAAATTATCCCCAATATGCATTCAATTGAGAGTTAGAAATAGCATATGACATTATCAAAGTGGAAACAATAATCATAAAATAGGACACAAACCAGGGGCGTAGAAGCTCAACATCCGGTTGGCATGGTACCTGAAACAATCAATAATAATTctcaaattttaatttcaaaataaaataaattgataaaaaaaattaaggtcaAAAAGGGAAATACCAGGGGATTGAGAAGGTGGAAGAGGAAGGATGATGAGTCGGAGGAGGTTTAACGATGTTGTCTGGTATCCTCTTATTTAGGTCTCTTAGGATCTCAACCAGAGGTCGAGTGATGACGGACGTGTATGGGGACGAAAAGGACTTATCCATCGGCACGACGTAGTTGGAATTCGGCACCGATTTCTTCTTGCCACCGTCAACGCCGCCACCATCGCCTCCGTTGACCGCCATCACGCGTCCTTGCGCATGAGGCTGTCTTCCTCCCATCCTCTGACTCCGTC
This genomic interval carries:
- the LOC120007668 gene encoding uncharacterized protein LOC120007668: MALNPPLFPNGMPVPFLNEIFVLARDGVEFEVDKIPGASGHGGQVKARGTIFLSNIRMVFVAEKPIGNFYAFDMPLLHIRGEKFKQPVFHCNNISGLVDPIVPENESRALYSPHSFKILFKEGGCGTFVPLFFNLLSSERQYNQLSNQDSEPRVDPLLAAQTPVDEMMRHAYVDPNDPTKIFLQQPTPESHLRRRSYHSATAENYI
- the LOC120007667 gene encoding DNA repair RAD52-like protein 2, chloroplastic, whose protein sequence is MALQLRTNGGVTMLSGSGLVVPPSGGSDRRSQRMGGRQPHAQGRVMAVNGGDGGGVDGGKKKSVPNSNYVVPMDKSFSSPYTSVITRPLVEILRDLNKRIPDNIVKPPPTHHPSSSTFSIPWYHANRMLSFYAPGWCGEIRDVIFSDNGSVTVVYRVTIRGSDGEAHRESTGTVSSTEPNIVDPVAAAEEIAFCRACARFGLGLYLYHEE